From the Hymenobacter yonginensis genome, one window contains:
- a CDS encoding RNA polymerase sigma factor, which produces MPASPDLDALLARCQRREPAAQRALYARYAARMLGVARRYATCLAEAEDILQDAFVKVFAHLGDFRAEGSLEGWIRRVVVTTAINHWQSGKLRRRCQAEPVELPEPAIAAAALDRLNVAEVLALIEQLPDGCKMILLLYAVDGYSHSEISELLGIQESTSKAQLSKARKQLQHLYQHHHTFLRL; this is translated from the coding sequence ATGCCGGCTTCTCCTGACCTCGACGCCCTGCTGGCCCGTTGCCAACGCCGCGAACCGGCGGCGCAGCGTGCCCTCTACGCCCGCTACGCCGCGCGTATGCTGGGGGTGGCGCGCCGGTATGCCACCTGCCTGGCCGAAGCCGAGGACATTCTGCAGGATGCCTTCGTGAAGGTCTTCGCGCACTTGGGCGACTTTCGGGCCGAAGGCTCGCTGGAAGGCTGGATCCGGCGCGTGGTCGTCACGACGGCTATCAACCACTGGCAGAGCGGCAAGCTGCGCCGCCGCTGCCAGGCCGAGCCCGTGGAACTGCCCGAGCCCGCCATTGCTGCCGCCGCCCTCGACCGCCTGAACGTAGCCGAGGTGCTGGCCCTGATCGAGCAGCTGCCCGACGGCTGCAAAATGATTCTGCTGCTCTACGCCGTGGATGGGTACTCGCACAGTGAAATCAGTGAGCTGCTGGGCATCCAGGAAAGCACCTCCAAAGCCCAGCTCAGCAAAGCCCGCAAACAGCTACAGCACCTCTACCAGCACCACCACACCTTCCTGCGATTATGA